CTAATCCGAAATTTCTTTATTCATTAAAAAAGAAAGCGCTGGAAAAACTATTGTCTGAAGGCAAAGCGAAGAAAATAGGACTTCATTATTCGAACAACCCTAAATATAGTCAGCAGCAGTCTGACGTTCTCGTATATGCGGGACAATACTTTTTTCATATGCCCCCTACAAAAGAAGACTTCCAAAACCTTCCACATTTAGGTTCCTTAAATGAAACGTATCGAAATCCGAAAGTGAAAATGTCTTTATCAAAAGCAAAAGCAATTTTACAGCAATATGTTGGGTATCATGAACCGAATCACATGAAAAAAAGGAAGCATCGAAATAAACGTACATATCAAAAACCGGTTTTTAAACGTCTAGGTGAACGTTATTTTTAGTCAAGAAGCAGCTTTTTTTCATTCAAATCATTCAAACGAAATACTTTCTCGTCGATAAGTGGTGGATAAGTCATGTAGAAGTGTTCTAGTCCAAACTTTCGCAGCTGTTCAATTAAAAATAGTTCCGTAGCTCGATAAGCACACTTTGAACGGATTTTAAGATATTGATATTGTCAAATCATTCCTATATAAACAGTTTGAAAAAGATTCTATATATTTAAGCTTTGTCAATAAAAAATGGACTTGAAGCATTTTGTAAATGCTTCAAGTCCATTTTTTATTCTGTATCAAATAATAATTCATCTATTTTTTCAACGAGAATGTGAATTTCCGGTTTACTAACTTGGGCATCTACCCCTACCTGTTGTCCTTTATGCTTTAAATCATCTGTAATTAAGGATGAGAAAACGATAACTGGTATACTTTCCCATTCTGGAGTTTCTTTTATTCGTTTTGTTAAATGGAGTCCGTCCATCTGTGGCATTTCAATATCTGTAATAATTAAATCAACTTCTTCTGCTGCTTCCTTTCCTTGGTCTTTAAGTCCATTCAAATAATCAATCACCTCTTGGCCATTCTCAAAGAATTCGATTTGTTTAAACCCAGCTTCTGTTAAAGTTTCTCGAAGTAAACGTCTTAATAATGGGGAATCTTCGGCCGCAATGAGTTTTTTATCAGAACGTGCATCTTTCACATCATGTTTTAGTTTTTCCTTTTGAATGGCTGATTCTGGATGAATGTCAATGACAATTCGTTCAAAGTCAAGAAGTAAAATCATTTCATCATGCATTTTCACAACACCGGTAATTTGTGTTTCCATTCCTTGATACATGTCAGAAGGCTTTTCAATTTGCGACCATGACACACGGTGAATTTGCGTAACAGCATGAACGCGAAAAACGACTTTCAGTTTATTAAACTCTGTAACAATGAGCTTATCTTTTTCTGTTCTTTCCATTTCATCATAACCAAGAGCGCGAGCGACATTGACGACAGGCAAAACTTCACCTCGCAGTTCAATTATGCCTTCAACAAAAGGATGAGCATGAGGCACTTTTGTTACGGGTAATGGTTGAATGATCTCCTTTACTTTCATAACATTTATTCCAAACTTGTTATTCCCAACAATAAATTCCACAATTTCTAATTCGTTTGTACCGCTCTCAAGTAAAATATCGTTTCGAACCATTTTCCTCTTCCTTCCCTCACCATTCTTCTTTTATTATATCGGATTTTTGTCGACTCTTTTTAATAGTTAAAAAACTTTATCATGGATCCAATTATTTTTTTGCAAGTAGATGTCAGACTTGTTATAATGCTTTTTGTGATTCATTTTTTGAATTCACGGGTTGGGTGGAGGGTAATTCAACAAGGAAGGACGAATCGTGAAAAAGTGGTTTCAACTTGAAGAAAGACAGACGACTATTCAGAAAGAATTACTTGCTGGGACTGTAGCATTTTTTACGGTCGTCTACATTGTAGCTGTCAATGCATCCATTTTAGCTGATGCAGGAATACCGATTGAAGCAGGTATTTTAGCAACGGTGTTTAGTGCTGTTATCGGTTGCTTACTTATGGCATTCATGGCCAATACGCCTATAATCGTTGTACCTGGAATGGGTGTAAATGCTTTATTTTCGTATACGATTTGCGAATCAATGGGACTTACTTGGCAGGAAGGCTTAGCTGTTGTATTTGTTTCAGGTATCCTCTTTATTGTCATTTCATTTACGAGATTAGCTAAGATCATTTCAAATGCCATACCTAATTCTCTTAAGCACGCTATAACTGCTGGGATCGGTATTTTCTTAACGTTTATTGGGCTGCAAAAGGGTGGAATTGTTGTAGCGAATGAAGTCACTTTTGTTTCATTAGGTCATTTAACAGAAGCACACGTGATGGCAACAATGCTTACGTTGCTTATGACCGCCCTTTTATTTGCAAAAAAGGTGCCAGGAAACTTTCTATTGAGCATCATATTTGGGGTGATCATTGCAAGCTTTTTTGGACTTATTGAATGGAAAGAGTCACAAACGAGCTTATCATGGTCAGAATATGCACATGTGTTGATGGCTTTATCATTTGAACGCATCACACATATCATCTTTTGGACCGCCACCTTTTCGTTAACGATGGTGATTGTTTTTGAAAATATCGGACTTATTCAAGGTCATACTGAGTTGATTAACCAAAATGAAAGTTATCAAAAGTCACTTCAAGCTAATGCAATTTCCGCTCTTACTTGCGGCCTATTAGGATCTAGCCCGACAGTTGCAACGGCGGAAACAGCTGCTGCTATCTCTTCAGGTGGAAGAACGGGATTAACGGCAATGACAACCGCCATGTTGTTTATTGTTTCATTGCCTTTATTACCATATATAAAACTTATTCCAGATAGTGCGATTTCTCCAATTTTGATCGTCATTGGCGCTTTAATGATGCAAAGTATACAGCATATCAATTTAAAAGATTTTTCAGAAAGCTTCCCAGCCTTTTTGATCATCGCTCTCATCCCACTAACCTATAGTATTGTTGATGGGATGGCCTTTGGGTTTATCGCATACCCGATCTTAAAATTGTTCATGAAGCGTGGGAAAGAAATTGCGTTACCGTTATATATAATCGCATTTTTATTTCTCATCAACTTTATTTTTCATTCATAATCGTCTGAGGCTGTCAGTTTGACAGCCTCTCAGACTGTTGACAAACGCTATACTTTGTTACTTCGCCCTCTTCAAAGACTTGATCAATGTTACCCTTCATTTATTTGTCTATTTTTTCTATTTTTATCGATGGAAGAATCGCTTGATACGCCATCTCTACCGCCGTTTTTGCTGTGTCTCCCAAATAATCATTCCACAGTTCTTCGCTCATCTAAGTAACATCCTTAAAAAGCTACCTCTTTCACCTTTGAATCGGACCTTCTTGAAAGGTCGGGTCTTTTATAACGCGATGCCAAATAATATTTAAATCGCGAATCGCTTGTTTATGATAGGTAACAATAAAATGTTTATTAATAAATATATCCAATTCTTCTGGTTCAAGTGTTTGTTGATGAATAGCATGTAGAACAACAAACATATATGTATCATAAAAATCTAATTTTGGTCTATGCACATTTTCCATACAATCCTCAATGGATAATGGATGAAAATGGAAAAAACGGTGCAAAACTTTCGTTTCTTCTTCAGTAGGTTTATGAAAATCAACCCAGTACCAAGCCATGTTTGGATTTTTTAATTCTTGCAGCGAAATATCATATTTTACAGAGCCATCCTGAAAAATTGCACATGTGCGTATCATCATGACCACACTTTCTACACTTTATTATTTATTTTTCTTTTTCCCTAATTTTTCTCCTTTCAAACGAAAATGATCGTCATTGAGGAAATAACAGTGATAAAATAAAAGCATTAGAAAAAATGAGAGATAAGGTGATCACAGGTGGAGCATTTAATCAATCAAAACGTACGCAACATTACGATTTCAGGAATTCGACAATTCTTTCATTTAGTCCAGCAATTTGATGACATCATTTCGCTGACAATTGGACAGCCAGATTTCCCGACTCCAGACCATGTGAAAGAGTCTGCGAAAAAAGGGATTGATGAAGATTTTACAACATATACTCATAATGCTGGATTTTTTGAATTAAGGGAAGCAGCTTGTCAATTTGTACATAAAAAATATCAATTAGAGTATGATCCACATGATGAAGTAATTGTCACAATTGGGGCTAGTCAAGCAATTGATATTACGTTGAGAACGATTTTAGAGCCAGGAGTTGAGGTCCTTCTACCTGGTCCAGTTTATCCAGGCTATGAACCGATAATTCGACTCTGTGGAGGACAACCCGTTCACATTGATACGACGAATAATGGGTTTAAATTGACAGCTTCTTTAATCGAACGACACTTAACAAATAAAACACGCTGTATTATTTTACCTTATCCTTCAAATCCAACTGGAGTTTCTCTTACTGAGGATGAGTTGAAGGAAATTGCCAATTTGATTCGAGGAAAAAACATTTTTATATTATCTGATGAAATTTATAGTGAATTGACGTATTCGCAAAAGCATACATCGATCGGTCAATTTTTAAGAGAACAAACCATTGTCATTAATGGACTTTCTAAATCCCACAGCATGACAGGTTGGCGAATCGGATTTCTTTTCGCTCCAAAAACGTTAGCCAAACATATTTTAAAAGTGCATCAGTATAATGTTTCCTGCGCATCATCCATTTCACAAAAAGCAGCTTATGAAGCGTTAACAGCTGGGGAAAATGATGCTGAAAAGATGGCCGTTGAGTATAAAAAAAGATTACATTACGTTTATGACCGATTGCATCATTTAGGAATACAAGTTATCAAACCAGATGGGGCTTTTTATTTATTTCCGTCTATTCACCAATTCCAGCAATCGTCATTTGATTTTGCCCTAGAATTAGCGAGAGAGGCTCGCGTTGCAGTAGTACCAGGAAGCGCCTTCTCTCCTTATGGGGAAGGGTTTATTCGTCTATCATATGCTTATTCATTTGAACAATTGGAGGAAGCTTTAAATCGATTGGAAACGTATATTAGCAAAAAACGAAAGCTCATTTGAAACCACTAGTTAAAAACATTTAATCACGCATTCCTTCATAACGGTGAGGGAAACCTCACCGTTTAACTTGATTTTTTTTCTTCCTTTTCCTCATTCATTTCGAATGGAAGTTTGATCGTAAAAATCGTTCCTTTTTCTTTTTCACTTTTTACCTCAATCGTACCTTGGTGGTTTTCGATAATTTTATAAGTAATCATGAGACCTAAACCTGTTCCTTTTTCTTTCGTTGTGACAAACGGTTGACCTATTTTTTTCAAAATCTCTTCTGGAATTCCTTCGCCATTATCTTCTATGATGATCGTTACACCATCTGATTCTGTTTTCGTTGTAATGGAGATGACTCCACCTTTTGGCATCGCTTCAATCGCATTTTTAATTAAATTAATAAATACTTGTTTTAATTGATTTTGATCACAATACACATGCTCACATTCACTGTATAAATGTTTTTCAATCAAGACATTATTTAAATGTGCTTCTGTTTCTAATAGTAAAATGACTTCTGTTAAGGCATTATGAATATTTTCTTTCTTAAACATAGATTGTTGTGGTTTTGCTAACATTAATAGTTCACTTAAAATAATTTCCATTCGATTCAATTCAGAAAAAACAATCTCTAAATATTGACTGTTTTCATTTTTTTCAGACTTCATTAATTGTAAAAACCCTTTTATGGCCGTTAATGGATTTCGAATTTCGTGAGCAATACCAGCTGCTAACTGCCCTACTAATGAGAGCTTTTCTGATTGCAGCATCATCTCTTCTGTTTTTTTTCTTTCAGTTAAATCACGTAAAATAATTTGTACAGCTGGATCGTCAAAATATGTTGTTGGAATGCACACCATCTCCGTAAAAACTATTTGTTTTGTACTAGAAATCCAGTTTTGTCTTGTGACGACCACTTCTGTTTGTCCGTTCATAACTTGATTCAATTTCTCTTTCACTTTTTGATGGTATTCATGGTTTAAAAAAGAATAAATATTTTTTCCGATTACATCTGTATAATCAGATGCTCCAAATAGCTTTATTCCGGATTCATTCATAAAAACCCATTTATCCTTATGGATGACTGCAATCGTATCTATTGAGTTTTGGATGAGTCGTTGATATCTTTCACGGCTTTTTTGTAAATAAGTATGGAACTTCTTTTGCGAAGAAAGATCATTTAAAATGACAAGCTCAGCATTTCTCCCTTTATATGTAACGAAAGATGTACGAATTTCTACATCAATTATTTCTCCATCCAATCTTTTCCACGCTTGTTCACTAAATCCGACAGTCAAACCGTTATGTAATTGATGAATTCTCTTTTTAAACATAACGTGATGTTGGGGATGAACAAATTGAAAAATATTTTTTTCATGAACATCTTCGAGACTTTTTGCCCCTAATAAATTCAAACATGCGACATTAGCATATTGAATAAATCCCTCAACTAAGATCAATAGAGGACAAGGCATATGTTCAACCAATTGCGCTGCATCATTAAGATCTTTACAACTCTCAATTGACAAAGGGCTGGATGTTGTATTCCATGTTTCCGTATTTAGCAATGAAGCTTCCGATTGATGAGAATGAAATTTTACTACGACTTCTCTTTCATTTTCTTTTAAACTGTTATGAATAAAATCAATTTTCACTTCGAGCCATGTATATGAGCCATTTTTATGTCGAAAACGAAACGTACATGGATAAATTAAATGATCATTGTAAAAATAACTTTCCAATAAAAATAAATCATCAGTATGTATAAAATCTTGCAATTTATTTCCAATTAATTCCTCTTGTCTATATCCTAAATATTCTACACAATTGGAAGATATATAACGGATGCAACCTTCCGAAGAAAGTACAGAATATAGTTCAACCGTGTCATTAATCATTTCTATAATAATATTTTGGTTCATCAAGTTAAATCCCTCCCCTTCTTTTAAAGCAAAGGAATAACACTCCCCAAATATCCAAATATTATTTTAGTAGAATTTTTAAAATCTAACAAAAACATTCTGTTAGTTTAGGTCCATTGGATGATAAAATTTTCCGTCAATTCACATATGTAAAAGTGATATAATCCTATTGATGTGAAAATATGTTAACGATTCCCTCCCTTCCAACAAGTTACTACTAAAAGTAGACATCCCGTTCAAATCTGATTCATCCCTCACTTTCATTATGTTTTCATCATGGAAAATATTCATCATTTAATTTTCATGAACATTACATACTTATTTCCGTTCGCTCTTTCCATTTAAAATTCCTGCTCATTTGCACCTTATGGATGATTTAGCTAATTATTTTTGGCTGTTTTCGAAAACTTTGCTGCTTTTTGACTCACGCTATAGCGTGACATAGAAAGCGATGCGCTTTCCTGAAAGTCGAAAAGCTATAGTATAGTATAGCAACAATCTTTTAGAAAAGACCCTTATTTTTCAAATGAAAAAGTAACAGTCAAAATGAAAAAACTAACTGCTACTTTGCAAGGCTCCTTTTCTTTGTCAAAACATCCTCTATACGGAGTAATTTTTCGTCTGTAATTCATTTTCATAGCCGTACTGTATCATCATTTTTCCAACAGCTGAACTCTTTAAAACTTCCAAGCTTTGTTGTTCATAAAATTGATAAACGGCTTTCGCAGCAATGGCTGCATCCGTTAACTCAAATGAATGGATCGCTTGCAAGCAAGTAATCAAATGACCTGCACCATAAGCATCCTCTAAAGCAAAACGATTGGAAGAACCCGCACAAACGAGAATGATTGTTTGTTCAGGAAAATATTTGACGATCGTTTCGGCAACTGCCTAATTGTTAAATAAAGATGCCGCAAGTACCGTTTCCGCTTTAACACACTTCTTAATGGCCACGGTGCCGTTCGTCCTCCCATTCTCCTATTTTTAAAGAATTGGTTAAATTCGATGCACCAGTTGCAAATTGTTCCGCCATTAGTGGATCATTTAGTAAATGATCAATGTGGTTGCGTAAAAAATACTCAAGTTTTACAACATCTAATTCTTCCCCTTTCCGCATCGGAATGGTTTGAGTCATCTTACTCCTTCTCTAAATTCTTCTATTCTATCATTTATATTTTTGAAAACTACATGGCATGAGTCCCGCCATCAACTATGAGAACTTCCCCTGTCATAAAGTCGGAAGCTTTAGAAGCTAAAAAGACAGCAACCCCTTTTAAATCACGTTCGCTACCAAACCGTTTTAACGGCGTCTTATTTAAAAAATGATTTTTCCCTCTTTCAATCAGAACGTTTGACATTTTCGTTGGAAAAAATCCTGGAGCAATCGCATTGACATGAATGTTATATGGCCCCCATTTCACGGCTAAATCTCTTGTGAAACTAATCACGGCACCTTTACTAGTATTGTAGCCAATCGTGTCCATGTATGCTGGATCAGATCCTTTTAATCCTGCAACAGATGAAATATTAATAATTTTCCCTTGTTTTCTTTTAACCATATGCTTTCCGACTTCTTGCGTCATGAGAAAAACACCTGTTACATTTACATTCAAGACTTTATTCCACGCTTCGATCGGCATTTCTAATACAGGCGCTCCCCATGTTGCACCACTATTGTTAATAAGAATATCAATTTTCCCGAACGTATCAAGCGTTTCATGGACTACATGCTTTACATCATCTGGATTCGTTACATCACATTTTAACGCTAGGGATTGAACCCCAAGCTCTCGAATTTTTTCCGATACTGCTAGGCAATTTTCCACACGGCGGGAGCAAACAACAACATTCGCCCCAGCTTCAGCAAGGCCAATAGACATTTGTTCTCCTAATCCTCTCCCTCCACCTGTCACAATCGCGGTTTTTCCTGTTAAATCAAATAAATCTTTTACATTCATTTTCATTATCCTTTCTATTGAACATTTTCTACTTGCGGTTTATCTTGATATTTACGCAGTTCAAGCTTTGCAATTTGGGCACGATGAACTTCAATTCGCGAATTGGCGATCCATTCTTGAATAATCCCTTGCTCAGCTAAAGATTTCCCGAATGTGAACCGGTTATGAACGCGCTTACACGTTTCTTCAAGTGCTCGCTCTGCTAATCCAATCAGGTCCTAATCTTCCTTGAGCAATCGCAAATCCCTTTCCTTCAGCCCAAATGATATTGCCTGCTGGGACACGTACATTGTTGAACGTAATTTCCGCATGTCCATGAGGGGCATGATTATAGCCAAAAACAGGAAGCATCCGTTCCACTTTAACTCCTGGTGTATCTAAGGGGACGATAATCATAGACTGTTGTTCATGACGAGGAGCTGACGGATCAGTTTTCCCCATAACAATGGCAAATTGACAGCGAGGGTCACCCGCACCTGATGACCACCATTTTCTTCCGTTAATTACATATTCATCTCCATCGCGGATCATTCTAGCTTGAATGTAAGTAGCATCTGATGAAGCAACATTTGGCTCAGTCTTCAAAAAACAGGAACGAATTTTCCCTTCTAATAATGGGATTAACCATTTTTGCTTTTGTTTTTCTGATCCATAACGGACTAATACTTCCATATTTCCTCTGTCAGGAGCACTGCAATGAAAAATTTCTGGGGCAATAAGTGACCTTCCCATGATTTCACAAAGTGGAGAATATTCGAGGTTTGTTAGTCCAGCGCCATATTCACGATCTGGTAAAAATAAATTCCATAATCCTTTTGCTTTTCCTTTAACTCTTTAATAATCGGTGGAACTTATTTGTCGGAAACTGTCCATTATAGTTTAGCAGTTACACTATCCATCTAGATGATGGTTCATTTAATTGATTTTCATATGTTTTTTCATTTGGATACACATATTCTTCCATAAACTCGATTAATTCTTTTTTCAATTTTTTATTTTTTCAGAATATGAAAAGTTCAATAATTCTCCTCCTTATATACCAGTTGGTATGTTACCATCTTTATCTTATTAAAAAATGAGTCTTTTTTCAACTAATTATTAGAATATTCCGTAAATTTGCATCCAATTATGATTGAAAAATGGCTGCCCTAACATCATTGTTAAGGCAGCCATTATTTATTCGCCGTCATTTGATGGCTCTTTTGACTCCACTTCTCCTGATTGATATTGTTTTTGTAATTCAACATAGGCATTGACAATGTCATTAGCAATTTTTTTATTCACAATTTCACCTCGGCTAGTTCGCGCCCATGGCACAACGACACTGAACGCTACTTCTGGACGATCAGAAGGATAATAACCGACAAATGTTAAATTGTAAACATATTTTCCCCAATATTGACGCTTTGGTCCATAATAAAACGTTTCAGCAGTACCAGTTTTTCCTGCAACATCATGATTAAACATCCCTGATGCAGTCCCACCAGGTCCTGTAACAAGTTTAAACCCGTATTGTACTCGATTAATATCTTCGTCAGTATTATTGATTCGATTTAGAATGTTTGTTGGCCTTTCTTGTGCGATCGGACCAATCTCATCATCTCCAACCGGTTCATGAATAGATCTGACAAGGCGCGGCTGTACACGATAACCGCCGTTTGCAATCGTTGATACGTATTGAGCCATTTGCAGTGGTGTATACGTATCAAACTGACCGATCGCTAAATCTAATAATTTACCTGGCGTATCGGGATCTGACTGTTGTCCTGTCGATTCAAAGGGCAAATCAATTCCAGTAGGAACGCCTAATCCAAATTGGGCATAATAGTTTCGCATTTTAATGAAATCTTCAATTGTTGCTGGAAAACCGCCATTATAAACATAATTGATGCCGGCGATTTTCATCGCAATATGGAACATATAAACGTTTGAACTTACTTTTAAAGCATTGATATCGTTAATAGGTCCAAAGTTTTTATAGGAGGATTTTTCCTTTGTATGTTTAATTTTTATCGGAGCATCATAAAATACGGTTCCGTGCTTAATCCCAAATTGGTAGCCTGCTAAAACTGTTGCCCCTTTAACCGTTGAACCCATTTCATATTGTGTAGCAAATGCACCATAATCAAAATTTAGCATTTCTCCATTTTGATACATTTTACCAGCCATTGCTAAAATATCTCCATTAAAAGGATCCATCATGACGACAAATGCACGGTCAAGTAAATAGTTATCAGGATGTCCCTTCGCTTCCTTTAAACGCGATTCAATAATTTGTTCCACCTTTTTTTGCAACTCGATATCAATAGAAAGTTTTAAATCATAGCCTCTGCGTCCATTATCAATTAACTGTTGCGCAATCGTTTCTCCATCTTTATTCGAAATATATTTTAACTGTGCCTTACGCGGATTCAAATAATCCTCATATTGTTGTTCTAAGTAACTAACACCTACACGTTCATTTCTGGCATACCCTCGTGCGGTAAAATAAGATTCACGATCCTGAGGAATTCCTTCTTTTGCATCTGTAATTCTTCCTAAAATAGACCGGAATGTATCTTCATATGGATAAACGCGATTCCAATCTGTTATAACATCAACACCAGGTAGGTATTCTAAATGTTCCGCTACTAGCGAAACTTCTTCACTTGTTAAATTTGTCGTTACGATTTGCGGTTCATATGCATACCCTGAGGAAAATTTCGTATAAAAAGCGGCTAGCTCCAACTCTTCAGGATTATTTTGAATTTTTTCGATTTCTTCTTTTGGAACTCGTTTTACTTGTAATCGATACGTTTCTTTCGGTTTTAATTTTTTCTCCTCATCTGTCAGAAGTTTTTTAGCTTGTTCAGGATTTTTCGCAATCCAGTAATCACGTAAATCTCTTTCTTTGAGAAATTGTGTATCAATGTCAATGAGTTTGGCAAGCTTTTTGGCTGTTTCTAGTTTTTCTTCTGCTTTCGTCGTTCTTTCCACGGTATACGTAATAGCTGGTACATTTTCGTTGTCGACGACAATGCGATTGTAACGGTCATACATTTTTCCTCGTGGAGCCGGATATTTGGCGATATCTACCTCTGTCCGGTTCACTTCTTTTGAATATTCTTCTCCTTTAACGATTTGCACCACACCGAGACGAATAATTAACGAAACAAATAGAAGGAATATTATAAAAAAGAATACATTGATTCTCACCATTCTCGCTTTTTTATACCGTTTTTTTTCAGGTGTTCTTGTTTTGCTTTCTGCACTCAAATCCGTTCGCCCTTTCCTTAAACTCATCATCCATTTCAATCTTTAATTATTGTAACAATATCGTAATTTATATTACAGTACTTCCAAAAAATATTGTTGTGTCAAGACTAAGTTTTGATCAATTTTTAGTCTCTTTACCTATTTTTAGAACATTTTCTACGAAAAACAGACATACTTGAAGATTGAATTCACCGCATTATCACTAGGTTTTGAAACTAGAAATTTACAATAAATAGAATTTCTCATTTGTCAATGGAATAGATTGGTACAATTATTACAAAATTCGTATGTTAAGATAAGGGTGTCAAAACAACACCATTCATTTTAGGAGGTTAAAAGCAATGAAAAAACTTCTTTATTCAACAATAGCAGCAGCAGCATTGTTTACTTTCTCATTTGGCGGTCAGAAAACAGAAGCCCATGAGCTTCAAACAAAAATATATATTAAAACAATAAACGGTCAATATCAACCTATCAATATAGATTCAGAGAATATAGAACAGAAGATCAAAGAATATTTTCCAAATATTCAAATAAACTCAAAAGAGTTTCAAAAGTTAACCATTCCTTCTAATTCTACTACAACCAAAACAGAGGTTCCTACTAATATTCATAAAGGATCAGATCAAAAGGCAAATTCTACGCCAATAAAAGAAACAAATACGGTTCAACCGAAGCAAAATAATCAATCTAAAACTTCTTATTCCATTCATGAGTATGAAAGAAAAGTGGTAGAATTAACAAAT
This genomic interval from Bacillus alveayuensis contains the following:
- a CDS encoding hypothetical protein (product_source=Hypo-rule applied; cath_funfam=3.90.1280.10; pfam=PF14177), whose amino-acid sequence is MDDSNQCHSNDAAVDKIARAIYIVNRHAKTAPNPKFLYSLKKKALEKLLSEGKAKKIGLHYSNNPKYSQQQSDVLVYAGQYFFHMPPTKEDFQNLPHLGSLNETYRNPKVKMSLSKAKAILQQYVGYHEPNHMKKRKHRNKRTYQKPVFKRLGERYF
- a CDS encoding aminotransferase (product_source=KO:K00841; cath_funfam=3.40.640.10,3.90.1150.10; cog=COG0436; ko=KO:K00841; pfam=PF00155; superfamily=53383), translating into MEHLINQNVRNITISGIRQFFHLVQQFDDIISLTIGQPDFPTPDHVKESAKKGIDEDFTTYTHNAGFFELREAACQFVHKKYQLEYDPHDEVIVTIGASQAIDITLRTILEPGVEVLLPGPVYPGYEPIIRLCGGQPVHIDTTNNGFKLTASLIERHLTNKTRCIILPYPSNPTGVSLTEDELKEIANLIRGKNIFILSDEIYSELTYSQKHTSIGQFLREQTIVINGLSKSHSMTGWRIGFLFAPKTLAKHILKVHQYNVSCASSISQKAAYEALTAGENDAEKMAVEYKKRLHYVYDRLHHLGIQVIKPDGAFYLFPSIHQFQQSSFDFALELAREARVAVVPGSAFSPYGEGFIRLSYAYSFEQLEEALNRLETYISKKRKLI
- a CDS encoding two-component system chemotaxis response regulator CheV (product_source=KO:K03415; cath_funfam=2.40.50.180,3.40.50.2300; cog=COG0784,COG0835; ko=KO:K03415; pfam=PF00072,PF01584; smart=SM00260,SM00448; superfamily=50341,52172), with translation MVRNDILLESGTNELEIVEFIVGNNKFGINVMKVKEIIQPLPVTKVPHAHPFVEGIIELRGEVLPVVNVARALGYDEMERTEKDKLIVTEFNKLKVVFRVHAVTQIHRVSWSQIEKPSDMYQGMETQITGVVKMHDEMILLLDFERIVIDIHPESAIQKEKLKHDVKDARSDKKLIAAEDSPLLRRLLRETLTEAGFKQIEFFENGQEVIDYLNGLKDQGKEAAEEVDLIITDIEMPQMDGLHLTKRIKETPEWESIPVIVFSSLITDDLKHKGQQVGVDAQVSKPEIHILVEKIDELLFDTE
- a CDS encoding Mg2+ and Co2+ transporter CorA (product_source=COG0598; cath_funfam=3.30.460.20; cog=COG0598; pfam=PF01544; superfamily=143865), which encodes MMIRTCAIFQDGSVKYDISLQELKNPNMAWYWVDFHKPTEEETKVLHRFFHFHPLSIEDCMENVHRPKLDFYDTYMFVVLHAIHQQTLEPEELDIFINKHFIVTYHKQAIRDLNIIWHRVIKDPTFQEGPIQR
- a CDS encoding hypothetical protein (product_source=Hypo-rule applied); translation: MSEELWNDYLGDTAKTAVEMAYQAILPSIKIEKIDK
- a CDS encoding AGZA family xanthine/uracil permease-like MFS transporter (product_source=KO:K06901; cog=COG2252; ko=KO:K06901; pfam=PF00860; transmembrane_helix_parts=Inside_1_16,TMhelix_17_39,Outside_40_43,TMhelix_44_66,Inside_67_72,TMhelix_73_95,Outside_96_99,TMhelix_100_119,Inside_120_131,TMhelix_132_154,Outside_155_168,TMhelix_169_186,Inside_187_192,TMhelix_193_210,Outside_211_237,TMhelix_238_260,Inside_261_280,TMhelix_281_303,Outside_304_312,TMhelix_313_332,Inside_333_338,TMhelix_339_356,Outside_357_370,TMhelix_371_393,Inside_394_405,TMhelix_406_423,Outside_424_425), which produces MKKWFQLEERQTTIQKELLAGTVAFFTVVYIVAVNASILADAGIPIEAGILATVFSAVIGCLLMAFMANTPIIVVPGMGVNALFSYTICESMGLTWQEGLAVVFVSGILFIVISFTRLAKIISNAIPNSLKHAITAGIGIFLTFIGLQKGGIVVANEVTFVSLGHLTEAHVMATMLTLLMTALLFAKKVPGNFLLSIIFGVIIASFFGLIEWKESQTSLSWSEYAHVLMALSFERITHIIFWTATFSLTMVIVFENIGLIQGHTELINQNESYQKSLQANAISALTCGLLGSSPTVATAETAAAISSGGRTGLTAMTTAMLFIVSLPLLPYIKLIPDSAISPILIVIGALMMQSIQHINLKDFSESFPAFLIIALIPLTYSIVDGMAFGFIAYPILKLFMKRGKEIALPLYIIAFLFLINFIFHS